A window from Acidobacteriota bacterium encodes these proteins:
- a CDS encoding ABC transporter permease subunit: MSRPSSSTPGLLTSSLRVFDLTIGEMLWSRRTIFMALVVGLPVIVAAAVRLLVEAGGSLPRLNRVVVDGPTIFGLIVWAFFVRFGVPVLAVFYGTSLIADEVEEKTLTYLFIRPIRREAVLLGKYLAYLVCTIAVVLPAVVLVWLLVVPLGGSLGGGIVDVLEDLGILAAGLAVYGALFALVGATVKRPLVVGLVFVFGWESIALALPGAFGRFTVAHYLQGLVPHAMPSDSLVSLLQVVVARPPSLTECLVWLATIAVVCLWLAARTVARREYVLEQ; the protein is encoded by the coding sequence GTGAGCCGACCTTCTTCCTCCACGCCGGGCCTGTTGACGTCGTCGCTGCGCGTCTTCGATCTGACGATCGGCGAGATGCTGTGGTCGCGCCGGACGATCTTCATGGCGCTCGTCGTCGGACTGCCCGTGATCGTGGCGGCCGCGGTGCGGCTGCTCGTCGAGGCGGGCGGCTCGCTCCCGCGGCTCAACCGTGTGGTTGTCGACGGCCCGACGATCTTCGGGCTGATCGTCTGGGCGTTCTTCGTGCGGTTCGGCGTGCCGGTGCTGGCGGTCTTCTACGGCACGTCGCTCATTGCCGACGAGGTCGAGGAGAAGACCCTCACCTATCTGTTCATCCGGCCGATCCGGCGTGAGGCGGTCCTTCTCGGCAAGTATCTGGCGTATCTCGTTTGCACCATCGCGGTCGTGCTGCCCGCGGTCGTGCTCGTCTGGCTGCTCGTCGTCCCGCTTGGCGGATCGCTCGGCGGCGGCATCGTGGACGTCCTCGAGGACCTCGGGATCCTCGCCGCGGGCCTGGCCGTGTACGGCGCGCTGTTCGCGCTCGTCGGCGCCACGGTGAAGCGGCCGCTCGTCGTCGGCCTCGTGTTCGTCTTCGGCTGGGAGTCGATCGCGCTCGCCTTGCCGGGCGCCTTCGGCCGGTTCACGGTGGCCCACTACCTTCAAGGGCTGGTGCCCCATGCGATGCCTTCCGACTCGCTGGTGTCGCTGCTGCAGGTTGTCGTGGCGCGCCCGCCATCGCTGACCGAATGCCTCGTCTGGCTGGCCACGATCGCCGTCGTGTGCTTGTGGCTCGCGGCGCGGACGGTCGCCCGCCGTGAGTACGTGCTCGAGCAGTGA
- the folE gene encoding GTP cyclohydrolase I FolE, which yields MEEIIRRLLSELGEDPSREGLVETPRRVAQSLRFLTSGYTADLDSIINNALFTVEYNEMVIVRDIDFYSLCEHHLLPFFGKCHIAYIPDGKVMGLSKMPRLVDVFARRLQVQERLTLQIAETIRARVRPLGVAVVMEATHLCMAMRGVEKQNAVTTTSAMLGVFHADARTRHEFLELIHRRQAPSYERRLTEASVVDGDE from the coding sequence ATGGAGGAGATCATCCGGCGGCTGCTGTCGGAGCTCGGCGAGGACCCGTCGCGTGAAGGGCTCGTCGAAACCCCACGGCGCGTCGCGCAGTCCTTGCGCTTCCTGACGAGCGGATACACGGCCGACCTCGACAGCATCATCAACAACGCGCTGTTCACCGTCGAGTACAACGAGATGGTGATCGTGCGCGACATCGACTTCTACAGCCTCTGCGAGCATCACCTGCTGCCGTTCTTCGGCAAGTGTCACATCGCCTACATTCCGGACGGCAAGGTGATGGGCCTGAGCAAGATGCCGCGTCTGGTCGACGTCTTCGCCCGCCGGCTCCAGGTCCAGGAGCGGCTCACCTTGCAGATCGCCGAGACGATCCGGGCGCGTGTCCGGCCGCTCGGCGTCGCGGTCGTCATGGAAGCGACGCACCTCTGCATGGCGATGCGCGGCGTCGAGAAGCAGAACGCGGTGACGACGACGAGCGCGATGCTGGGCGTGTTCCATGCCGACGCCCGGACGCGCCACGAGTTCCTGGAGCTCATCCATCGCCGGCAGGCGCCGTCCTACGAGCGGCGGCTGACCGAAGCCAGCGTCGTCGACGGCGACGAGTGA
- a CDS encoding ABC transporter ATP-binding protein gives MSVSYGRTAALRDVSVDLPPGAVGLLGPNGAGKSTLLKALLGFVVPTSGRLQVLGVDVAERPLEIRARIGYMPESDAHIPGMTAVGFVAYCGELAGLPRGDAVQRAHEVLYYVGLGEARYRNVETYSTGMKQRIKLAQALVHDPDLLFLDEPTNGMDPKGRDEMLDLVRDLARNKGVSLLLSSHLLPDVEYACDYVAVLDKGRLAAAGSIATLKGPPGRVYELRIKGDPAAFAARLQQSGLECHDADDDTMRVFVPGESGLSGDDQRRLCALARQAGVQVRHLRPSVPTLEDVFARALGER, from the coding sequence GTGAGCGTGTCCTACGGGCGTACTGCCGCCCTGCGCGACGTCAGCGTTGACCTGCCACCGGGCGCAGTCGGCCTGCTCGGGCCCAATGGTGCAGGCAAGAGCACGCTGCTGAAGGCGCTGCTGGGGTTCGTCGTCCCTACGTCGGGGCGGCTGCAGGTGCTCGGCGTGGACGTCGCCGAGCGGCCGCTCGAGATTCGCGCGCGAATCGGCTACATGCCGGAGAGCGATGCGCACATCCCCGGCATGACTGCGGTGGGCTTCGTCGCCTACTGCGGCGAATTGGCCGGCCTGCCGCGGGGCGACGCCGTCCAGCGCGCGCACGAGGTCCTCTACTACGTCGGCTTGGGCGAGGCGCGCTACCGCAACGTGGAGACGTACTCGACCGGGATGAAGCAGCGAATCAAGCTCGCGCAGGCGTTGGTCCACGATCCCGACCTGTTGTTCCTCGACGAGCCGACCAACGGCATGGACCCGAAAGGCCGCGACGAGATGCTCGACCTCGTCCGGGATCTCGCTCGCAACAAGGGCGTGAGCCTGCTCCTGTCGTCACATCTGCTGCCCGACGTCGAGTACGCGTGTGACTACGTCGCGGTGCTCGACAAGGGCAGGCTCGCGGCGGCCGGGTCGATCGCCACGCTCAAGGGACCGCCGGGCCGCGTGTACGAACTGCGGATCAAAGGCGATCCTGCCGCGTTCGCGGCGCGCCTCCAGCAATCCGGCCTCGAGTGCCACGACGCCGACGACGACACGATGCGCGTGTTCGTGCCGGGCGAGTCCGGCCTCTCGGGTGACGATCAGCGGCGGCTGTGCGCGCTCGCTCGGCAGGCTGGCGTGCAGGTGCGCCATCTGCGGCCCAGCGTCCCGACGCTCGAGGACGTGTTCGCCCGCGCGCTTGGAGAGCGATGA
- a CDS encoding glycerophosphodiester phosphodiesterase — protein sequence MAIAHRGGSLLRPENTMLAFEHALALGADALECDVRLARDGEPVVVHDDTLDRTTDARGPVSAMSADELERVDAGWRFATAGTTPFRGATGVPRLATLLARATAVPVIVEIKGDDPRAVEPVIDVVTAAGAADRVVLAGFSHRVLDAVRRRAPGIPTSASMQEVQAAIRRSYFLLPPRTSGYRLFQVPVRFRGRQVLRRSFVRTFLRAGLPVQAWIVDDPDEMRRLIAWGVSGLISDRPDQAVAIVRDERA from the coding sequence ATGGCCATCGCCCACCGCGGCGGCTCGCTGCTGCGTCCCGAGAACACGATGCTGGCGTTCGAACACGCGCTGGCGCTCGGCGCCGACGCGCTCGAGTGCGACGTGCGGCTGGCGCGCGACGGCGAGCCGGTGGTCGTGCACGACGACACGCTGGATCGGACGACGGACGCGCGCGGGCCCGTGTCGGCGATGAGCGCGGACGAGCTCGAGCGCGTGGACGCCGGCTGGCGCTTCGCCACCGCGGGCACCACGCCCTTTCGCGGCGCGACGGGCGTGCCGCGGCTGGCCACGTTGCTCGCTCGCGCGACGGCCGTCCCGGTGATCGTCGAGATCAAGGGGGACGATCCGCGCGCCGTCGAACCGGTGATCGACGTCGTCACCGCAGCGGGCGCGGCCGATCGGGTCGTCCTCGCCGGGTTCAGTCACCGCGTGCTCGACGCCGTCCGCCGGCGCGCGCCCGGCATCCCGACGAGCGCATCGATGCAGGAAGTGCAGGCGGCGATCCGCCGCTCGTACTTCCTGCTGCCCCCACGCACCAGCGGCTATCGGCTGTTCCAGGTACCGGTCCGGTTCCGCGGCCGGCAGGTGCTCCGTCGCTCGTTCGTGCGCACGTTCCTGCGCGCCGGTCTGCCCGTTCAGGCGTGGATCGTCGACGATCCCGACGAGATGCGTCGGCTGATCGCGTGGGGCGTGTCGGGGCTGATCAGCGACCGGCCAGATCAGGCGGTCGCAATCGTCAGGGACGAGCGCGCGTAA
- a CDS encoding VWA domain-containing protein — MKYRYSKFVEDLLDSIDFESLVSQLSDLLLSSGFNNPWDPQNDDDRTMQALHDAILDALLNGGALSEEMLQRLTGEQASRPGEFGGRDQIEELIQRIMERLTSEGYVSVTGQPPPQRLEGSGGGADGQTRFEVTDKAIDFLGYKALRDLLGSMGRSSVGRHDTRELATGVEAGGPPREYAFGDTMNLDASATVLNAIRRTGYQPGSPSGLDVDYGDLMVTQGDYQSSCATVILLDCSHSMVLYGEDRFTPAKRVALALSNLIRHQYPGDALNVVLFHDSAEEVPLSQLGRVRVGPYYTNTREGLRLARRVLDRQRKDMRQIIMITDGKPSAVTRPDGRIYRNAFGLDPFVLRETFAEVAACRRSGIMINTFMLARDYDLVAFVRRVARVCRGKAYFTTPYTLGQYVLQDYMKNKTRTVH, encoded by the coding sequence ATGAAGTACCGCTACAGCAAGTTCGTCGAGGACCTGCTCGACTCGATCGACTTCGAGTCGCTCGTCTCGCAGTTGTCCGATCTGCTCCTCTCGAGCGGGTTCAACAACCCGTGGGATCCGCAGAACGACGACGACCGGACCATGCAGGCGCTGCACGACGCGATCCTCGACGCGCTGCTCAACGGCGGCGCGCTCTCCGAGGAGATGCTGCAGCGGCTGACCGGCGAACAGGCGAGCCGGCCAGGCGAGTTCGGCGGACGCGATCAGATCGAGGAGCTCATCCAGCGCATCATGGAGCGGCTCACGAGCGAAGGCTACGTCAGCGTCACGGGCCAGCCGCCTCCGCAGCGGCTCGAAGGAAGCGGCGGCGGTGCCGATGGACAGACGCGCTTCGAGGTGACCGACAAAGCCATCGACTTCCTGGGCTACAAAGCCCTCCGCGACCTGCTCGGTTCGATGGGCCGGAGCAGCGTCGGACGCCACGACACGCGCGAACTGGCCACGGGCGTGGAGGCCGGCGGCCCGCCGCGCGAGTACGCGTTCGGCGACACGATGAACCTCGACGCCTCGGCGACCGTGCTCAACGCCATCCGGCGCACGGGCTATCAGCCCGGATCGCCCAGCGGCCTCGACGTGGACTACGGCGACCTGATGGTGACCCAGGGCGACTACCAGAGCTCCTGCGCGACGGTGATCCTCCTCGACTGCAGCCACAGCATGGTGCTGTACGGCGAAGATCGCTTCACGCCGGCCAAGCGCGTGGCGCTGGCGCTGTCCAACCTGATTCGGCACCAGTACCCGGGCGACGCGCTGAACGTCGTGCTCTTCCACGACTCGGCCGAAGAGGTACCGCTCAGCCAGCTCGGCCGCGTGCGCGTCGGTCCGTACTACACGAACACCCGCGAGGGGCTGCGGCTCGCCCGCCGCGTGCTCGATCGGCAGCGCAAGGACATGCGGCAGATCATCATGATCACGGACGGCAAACCTTCGGCGGTGACCCGGCCCGACGGGCGGATCTACCGCAACGCGTTCGGCCTCGACCCGTTCGTGCTGCGGGAGACGTTCGCGGAAGTCGCCGCGTGCCGGCGCTCGGGCATCATGATCAACACCTTCATGCTGGCCCGCGACTACGATCTCGTGGCGTTCGTCCGCCGCGTCGCGCGCGTCTGCCGCGGCAAGGCGTACTTCACGACGCCGTACACGCTCGGCCAGTACGTGCTGCAGGACTACATGAAGAACAAGACCCGCACGGTCCACTGA
- a CDS encoding ABC transporter ATP-binding protein, whose protein sequence is MSAPVLVAEHVSKWYGQVIGLNDVTVTVPPGITGLLGPNGAGKSTLMKLMTGQLRPSQGRLSVLGEPAWGNPAMFLRVGFCPEQDRFYERMTGRQWVSALLRLHGTGERTARDAAERALGAVDLLDVADKRIGAYSKGMRQRVKLAQALAHDPDLLILDEPLSGMDPLGRRRTIRQIRDWARQGKSVIVSSHILHEIESMTTNILLVNNGRILAEGNVHQIRELIDAHPHTVYVRADDPRRLAREFLAHADVISLRFEPGAVVVETGTPDAFYDRLTALVASGECGAVDAVTSPDDNLQAVFKYLVKS, encoded by the coding sequence GTGAGTGCGCCCGTCCTCGTCGCCGAGCACGTCTCGAAATGGTACGGTCAGGTGATCGGGCTCAACGACGTCACGGTGACGGTGCCGCCCGGCATCACCGGCCTGCTCGGGCCGAATGGCGCGGGCAAGAGCACGCTCATGAAGCTCATGACCGGCCAACTGCGCCCCAGCCAGGGGCGGCTGTCGGTGCTGGGCGAGCCGGCCTGGGGCAATCCGGCGATGTTCCTCCGCGTGGGGTTCTGCCCGGAGCAGGATCGGTTCTATGAGCGCATGACGGGCCGGCAGTGGGTCAGCGCGCTGCTGCGCCTTCACGGGACGGGCGAGCGAACGGCACGCGACGCCGCGGAGCGCGCGCTCGGCGCGGTCGACCTGCTCGATGTCGCCGACAAGCGGATCGGTGCCTACAGCAAGGGCATGCGGCAGCGGGTGAAGCTCGCGCAGGCGCTTGCACATGATCCCGACCTGCTGATTCTCGACGAGCCGCTGTCGGGCATGGACCCGCTCGGCCGGCGGCGCACGATCAGGCAGATTCGCGACTGGGCGCGCCAGGGAAAGAGCGTGATCGTCTCGAGCCACATCCTGCACGAGATCGAGTCGATGACGACGAACATCCTGCTCGTCAACAACGGGCGGATCCTCGCCGAAGGCAACGTGCACCAGATCCGTGAACTGATCGACGCGCACCCGCACACGGTCTACGTGCGCGCGGACGACCCGCGGAGGCTCGCGCGGGAGTTCCTCGCGCACGCCGACGTGATCAGCCTGCGTTTCGAGCCGGGCGCCGTCGTGGTCGAGACCGGGACGCCCGATGCGTTCTACGACCGGCTGACCGCGCTCGTCGCCAGCGGGGAGTGCGGCGCGGTCGACGCCGTGACGTCGCCCGACGACAACCTCCAGGCCGTCTTCAAGTACCTGGTGAAGAGCTGA
- a CDS encoding NUDIX hydrolase produces MATDRDRSDERPPRDRRYPDRPIACVGAVILAGDGVVLVRRGHPPLVGRWTLPGGALDLGESLRDGVRREAREETGLTVDVGPLVDVVDHVSTDEDGRLEYHYVIVDYLCRVLDGVLTPGDDVDDARLVETTKLDAYALSRAATAVIRRAVEMYTAGGHFK; encoded by the coding sequence GTGGCCACCGACCGCGACCGCTCCGACGAACGACCGCCGCGCGATCGCCGCTATCCCGATCGTCCGATCGCCTGCGTGGGCGCGGTGATCCTCGCCGGCGACGGCGTCGTGCTCGTCAGGCGAGGCCATCCTCCACTCGTGGGACGCTGGACGCTGCCGGGGGGCGCTCTCGATCTGGGCGAATCGCTGCGCGACGGCGTCCGGCGGGAAGCACGCGAGGAGACTGGTCTCACGGTCGACGTCGGTCCGCTCGTCGACGTCGTCGATCACGTGTCGACGGACGAGGACGGGCGCCTCGAGTACCACTACGTGATCGTGGACTACCTGTGCCGGGTCCTCGACGGCGTCCTCACGCCGGGCGACGATGTGGACGATGCGAGGCTGGTGGAGACGACGAAGCTCGACGCCTATGCCTTGAGCCGGGCGGCGACTGCAGTAATCCGCCGGGCGGTCGAGATGTACACTGCAGGGGGGCATTTCAAATGA
- the aceE gene encoding pyruvate dehydrogenase (acetyl-transferring), homodimeric type, with amino-acid sequence MKNLSPTDAAALEAIETREWLESLDYVVHEGDKTRVIRLLDALTARARSSGVRPPFSATTPYVNTIAPSEQVPVPGDRVLERRIKSLVRWNALAMVVRANRESDGIGGHISTYASAATLYEVGFNHFFRGGDDGREPDVVFFQGHAAPGFYARAFVEGRMSEDQLRNFRRELRPGGGLSSYPHPWLMPDFWQYPTVSMGIGPLTSIYQARFIRYLENRGLKAPSDQKVWAFLGDGETDEPETLGSISLAAREKLDNLIFVVNCNLQRLDGPVRGNHQIIQELEAMFRGAGWNVIKVIWGGDWDELIARDTEGLLVKRMGEIVDGEYQRYVVEDGAYLRKHFWGADPRLLEMVRHLSDDQLKSLRLGGHDPLKVYNAYRAAVNHKGGPTVILARTIKGYGMGEAGEGKNITHQQKKMNEADLHTFRDRFGIPVPDERVAEAPFFRPDENSPELRYMRERRAALGGALPKRSVRAPRIQPALDGVFEEFAKGTEGRKASTTMVFVRLLAKLLRDKDIGKLVVPIVPDEARTFGMESLFRAVGIYSSIGQVYEPVDMDTLLYYKEAKDGQILEEGITEAGSISSFIAAGTAYATHGVNTIPFFIYYSMFGFQRVGDFIWAAADARTRGFLVGGTAGRTTLAGEGLQHQDGHSHVLALSVPTCRAYDPAYAYELAVIVEDGIKRMYGDGEAIFYYLTVMNEQYEMPPMPEGARDGILKGLYRLKASETPKAKAKAQLVGSGTILNETVMAQRILEKYGVAADVWSATSYNQLYRDAQQADRWNLRHPGETPRVPYVAQCLAGQPGVVVAASDYLKSQPAMIAQWVGRPMAVLGTDGFGRSEDRASLRDFFEVDARHIAATTLSLLAREKEIDAKVVRQAFKDLEIDPDKVDPMTI; translated from the coding sequence ATGAAGAATCTGTCTCCGACGGACGCGGCCGCGCTCGAGGCCATCGAGACGCGGGAATGGCTGGAGTCGCTCGATTACGTCGTCCACGAGGGCGACAAGACCCGCGTCATCCGTCTGCTCGACGCGCTGACGGCTCGGGCCCGATCGTCCGGCGTCCGTCCGCCGTTCAGCGCGACGACGCCGTACGTCAACACGATTGCGCCGAGCGAGCAGGTGCCCGTGCCGGGCGATCGGGTGCTCGAGCGGCGGATCAAGAGCCTCGTTCGTTGGAACGCGCTCGCGATGGTCGTGCGGGCGAACCGCGAGTCGGACGGCATCGGCGGCCACATCTCGACCTACGCCTCGGCGGCGACGCTCTACGAGGTCGGATTCAATCACTTCTTCCGCGGCGGCGACGATGGCCGCGAGCCGGACGTCGTGTTCTTCCAGGGGCACGCCGCGCCCGGCTTCTACGCGCGCGCGTTCGTGGAAGGCCGGATGAGCGAAGACCAGCTCCGGAACTTCCGCCGCGAGCTCAGGCCCGGAGGCGGGCTCTCGTCGTATCCGCACCCCTGGCTGATGCCGGACTTCTGGCAGTACCCGACCGTGTCGATGGGCATCGGGCCGCTCACCTCGATCTACCAGGCCCGGTTCATCCGCTATCTGGAGAACCGCGGGCTCAAGGCGCCCTCCGATCAGAAGGTGTGGGCGTTTCTCGGCGACGGCGAGACCGACGAGCCCGAGACGCTCGGCTCGATCTCGCTCGCCGCGCGGGAGAAGCTCGACAACCTCATCTTCGTCGTCAACTGCAATCTGCAGCGCCTCGACGGCCCGGTGCGGGGCAACCACCAGATCATCCAGGAACTGGAAGCGATGTTCCGTGGGGCAGGGTGGAACGTCATCAAGGTGATCTGGGGGGGCGACTGGGACGAGCTGATCGCGCGCGACACCGAAGGGCTGCTCGTCAAGCGCATGGGCGAGATCGTCGACGGCGAGTACCAGCGGTACGTCGTCGAGGATGGCGCCTACCTCCGGAAGCACTTCTGGGGAGCGGATCCGCGCCTGCTCGAGATGGTGCGCCATCTGTCCGACGACCAATTGAAGAGTCTCCGGCTCGGCGGCCACGACCCGCTGAAGGTGTACAACGCCTATCGCGCGGCGGTGAACCACAAGGGAGGACCGACCGTGATCCTCGCCCGCACGATCAAGGGCTACGGCATGGGCGAGGCCGGCGAGGGGAAGAACATCACCCATCAGCAGAAGAAGATGAACGAGGCCGATCTCCACACGTTCCGGGATCGGTTCGGCATCCCCGTGCCCGACGAACGCGTGGCCGAGGCGCCGTTCTTCCGCCCCGACGAGAACAGCCCCGAGCTGCGCTACATGCGGGAGCGCCGCGCCGCGCTGGGCGGCGCGCTGCCGAAGCGGAGCGTGCGTGCGCCGCGCATCCAGCCGGCGCTCGACGGCGTCTTCGAGGAGTTCGCGAAGGGCACCGAAGGGCGCAAGGCGTCCACGACGATGGTGTTCGTGCGCCTGCTGGCGAAGCTCTTGCGCGACAAGGACATCGGCAAGCTCGTCGTGCCAATCGTCCCGGACGAGGCTCGCACGTTCGGCATGGAGTCGCTCTTCCGCGCCGTCGGCATCTATTCCAGCATCGGCCAGGTCTACGAGCCGGTCGACATGGACACGCTGCTGTACTACAAGGAAGCGAAGGACGGGCAGATCCTCGAGGAGGGCATCACCGAGGCCGGCTCGATCTCGTCGTTCATCGCCGCCGGCACCGCCTACGCGACGCACGGCGTGAACACGATCCCCTTCTTCATCTACTACTCGATGTTCGGGTTCCAGCGCGTCGGCGACTTCATCTGGGCCGCGGCCGACGCGCGGACGCGCGGGTTCCTGGTCGGCGGCACCGCGGGGCGCACGACGCTCGCCGGCGAAGGCCTGCAGCATCAGGACGGCCACTCCCATGTGCTCGCGCTCTCGGTGCCGACGTGCAGGGCGTACGACCCGGCGTACGCCTACGAGCTGGCGGTGATCGTCGAGGACGGCATCAAGCGGATGTACGGGGATGGCGAGGCCATCTTCTACTACCTCACCGTGATGAACGAGCAGTACGAGATGCCGCCGATGCCCGAGGGCGCGCGGGACGGCATCCTCAAGGGGCTCTATCGTCTCAAAGCGTCCGAGACGCCGAAGGCCAAGGCGAAGGCGCAGTTGGTCGGGAGCGGCACGATCCTGAACGAAACCGTCATGGCCCAGCGCATCCTCGAGAAGTACGGCGTCGCCGCCGACGTCTGGAGCGCGACGAGCTACAACCAGCTCTACCGCGACGCGCAGCAGGCCGATCGCTGGAATCTGCGGCATCCTGGGGAGACGCCCCGCGTGCCGTACGTCGCCCAGTGTCTCGCGGGGCAGCCCGGTGTCGTCGTCGCCGCCTCCGATTACCTCAAGAGCCAGCCCGCGATGATCGCGCAGTGGGTGGGGCGTCCGATGGCCGTGCTCGGCACCGACGGCTTCGGCCGCAGCGAAGATCGCGCGTCGCTGCGTGACTTCTTCGAAGTGGATGCCCGCCACATCGCCGCGACCACCTTGTCGCTGCTCGCGCGGGAGAAAGAGATCGACGCCAAGGTGGTCCGGCAGGCGTTCAAGGATCTCGAGATCGACCCCGACAAAGTCGATCCCATGACGATTTGA
- a CDS encoding sigma 54-interacting transcriptional regulator, protein MALASSLGALQDAVAVGRVRHRSVKDELRANLIAQLRAGRQLFPGIVGYDDTVIPQVVNAILSRHNFILLGLRGQAKTRLLRALTGLLDELIPVVPGCELHDDPLAPLCAECRARVSTEGRDLPIGWLPREHRYVEKLATPDVTIADMIGDVDPIKAARSGRLLGDELTMHYGLLPRANRGIFAINELPDLASKVQVGLFNILQEGDVQIKGYPVRLRLDVLLVFSANPEDYTARGKIITPLKDRIGSEIRTHYPRSRHDAQQITAQEAWVDRGIEGPGALPVEVPSFVREVIEEVAFQARADQKVDKRSGVSQRLPITALENVVSNAERRALLNAEPVAVPRVSDIYAAMPSLTGKLELEYEGELKGAEQVARDLIRQAVATVFDGSSTTVNTSPVIKWFDRGGTLDLSDVSSASDLLAAVAAIDGLAEVAAALGGRPRDPEPLRAAVADFVLEGLCALKKISRSEDGHLHGTPSPARARGDARQIDDLLAEDDEPASKGRKKYYN, encoded by the coding sequence ATGGCTCTGGCTTCTTCGTTGGGTGCTCTCCAAGACGCGGTGGCGGTTGGCCGGGTCCGCCATCGTTCGGTGAAAGACGAGCTGCGTGCGAACCTGATCGCACAGTTGCGCGCCGGCCGCCAGTTGTTTCCCGGCATCGTCGGCTATGACGACACCGTCATCCCGCAAGTCGTGAACGCGATTCTGTCGCGGCACAACTTCATCCTGCTGGGCCTGCGCGGACAGGCCAAGACGCGGCTCCTCCGGGCGCTGACCGGCCTGCTCGACGAGCTCATCCCCGTCGTCCCGGGCTGCGAGCTCCACGACGACCCGCTCGCGCCGCTGTGCGCCGAGTGCCGCGCCCGCGTCTCGACCGAAGGGCGCGACCTGCCGATCGGCTGGCTGCCGCGCGAGCACCGCTACGTCGAGAAGCTCGCGACGCCGGACGTGACGATTGCCGACATGATCGGCGACGTCGATCCGATCAAGGCCGCCCGCAGCGGCCGGCTGCTCGGCGACGAGCTGACGATGCACTACGGCCTGCTGCCTCGCGCCAACCGGGGCATCTTCGCGATCAACGAGCTGCCGGATCTGGCCAGCAAGGTCCAGGTCGGCCTGTTCAACATCCTGCAGGAAGGCGACGTGCAGATTAAGGGCTACCCGGTGCGTCTCCGGCTCGACGTCCTGCTCGTGTTCAGCGCGAACCCCGAGGACTACACGGCCCGCGGCAAGATCATCACGCCGCTCAAGGATCGGATTGGCTCCGAGATCCGGACGCACTATCCGCGATCACGCCACGACGCGCAGCAGATCACCGCACAGGAAGCGTGGGTGGATCGTGGCATCGAGGGCCCCGGCGCCCTGCCCGTGGAGGTACCGTCGTTCGTGCGGGAGGTGATCGAGGAGGTCGCCTTCCAGGCGCGCGCCGATCAGAAAGTGGACAAGCGATCGGGCGTCAGCCAGCGGCTGCCGATCACGGCGCTCGAGAACGTCGTGTCGAACGCCGAACGGCGCGCCCTGCTGAACGCCGAGCCGGTCGCCGTGCCGCGCGTCAGCGACATCTACGCGGCGATGCCCTCGCTGACGGGCAAGCTCGAGCTCGAGTACGAGGGAGAGCTCAAGGGCGCCGAACAGGTGGCCCGCGACCTCATTCGGCAGGCCGTCGCCACCGTGTTCGACGGCAGCTCGACGACGGTCAACACGTCGCCCGTCATCAAGTGGTTCGATCGCGGCGGCACGCTGGACCTGTCCGACGTGTCGTCCGCATCGGACCTGCTGGCGGCCGTCGCCGCCATCGACGGCCTCGCGGAGGTGGCCGCCGCGCTCGGCGGCCGGCCGCGCGATCCCGAGCCGCTGCGTGCCGCGGTCGCCGACTTCGTGCTCGAAGGGCTGTGCGCGCTGAAGAAGATCAGCCGCAGCGAGGACGGTCACCTGCACGGCACGCCGTCGCCCGCGCGCGCCCGCGGCGACGCGCGGCAGATCGACGACCTGCTCGCCGAAGACGACGAGCCGGCGTCCAAGGGCCGCAAGAAGTACTACAACTAG